Part of the Candidatus Limnocylindrales bacterium genome, CCCGCAGCGCATCCGAAACCGACGTCGGCGACCCGCCGCCGCTCGAATCCACGTCGCAGATGCATACGTCGCAGCTCTTCGTGCCGACGCTGGTGCGCAGGATGTGAAGCGCGTCCGTCACCGTAATCGATCCCGAATCGTCCGCGTCGCCGCACGAAAGGATCTCGCACGAAGCGTTGCAGAACTCTCCGGAGACCCAGACCGGACTGTCGTCGTCGCAGGCCTCTCCCTGTTCGAGCACGCCGTTGCCGCACGGGCCGGTGAACACGTCGCCGCGCACGGCAAAGTCGTCGAACGACGCTTCGGCAAGCCCGCCCTGCCCGCCTTCCTCGCCGAGGAACACGCCGATTTGTACGGGCCCGGCGAGCACGGGGTTCGTCGCTTCGTTCAGGACGACGAACCCGGCTCCGGCATCGTACTCGTGGATCAGATGATCGCCGATGCGGCGGATGCGAAGCGTAAGCGTGGTGGCGGGCGCGGGAATCGAGTTCCGCTGATCGAGCGGGCTGACGACGAAGTTCGACTGCAGGTTGCCGCCGCCGGTGAAGTAGATGTCGGTAAATCCGGCCGCCGAGATATGCGACGAGACGAGCCCCGCTGCGGTGCCGCTCGTGATCGTCGTGCGTTCGGCGACCACGGTGGCCTCGAAGTCGCCCTTGATCGTGAACGCCGAGGTCACGTTGACGAAGCCGTTTCCCTGGCCCTCGAGCTTGGCCAGCACGAGCTCGCCTCCGGTGACTGAAATCTCGAAGCCCGCCGGCTTGCTGATCGAGTACGACGCCGGATCCAGATCGTTTCCGGTGAATGCATCGCCGAACTCCGCGGCCGAAGCGGCACAAGGGATCAGGGCAAGAAGTGTCGTCGCAAACAGCAGAGTCGATCGCATGGCGGGAATCCTCCTCATGTTGCACGCCTGCACGGATTGAGAACGGGCAATCCGTGTCCCCCGCACGGCCCCGCCGCGAAGCCCGTATCCGCTATCAGTTTTGGCAGCGCGCGATCAACGAAAGCCCAGCAAATCCCGACTCGTATGGGCGTTCACTGGGCAGTGGTGCAAACCCCGGAGTGGGGCAATTGACACGTTTGTCAAACACACCTTACAAGTGAACCCGGCCCGAAGCGCGAAACGCCACTGTCCTCACCCCGAACGGGTAGACGGTGATTGTTCGAGAAGGAGAGTACTGGTGGTCAACCTTACCAATCCGTTCAAGTCCGCCCCGAAGTCTCCCGGCCAGGCCTTTGCCAGGATGGTCTCCGAGCTCGAGCCCGACCGGCTGACCGAATCCGAGATCACCCGCGAGTTCGTCCAGGCCAAGCTGGCCGAGGCGAGCTCCGATGCGAGCGAGCACGAGTCGAGGACAAGGGCGCTTCTGGCGCGCCTGTTCCCGATGCCGCACTAGCCGCAGCCACGATGCCGCGTCTCCTCGCGGCCCGAGGCCGCTGAAAACGTCAGCGGCCATCCCGCTCGCCTCCGTTCGATTCAGCAAAAAAAGGCGGCCGCAGCTTTCCGCTGCGGCCGCCTCTGTACCGACGCTTCACTTCCTACAGGCAGTCGAGCGCGCTCCCGAACGTCGGCGGCACCAGGCGGTCGAGCTGGCAGCTGCACGGGGAGACGGCACTCACCCCGCGATCGTCCGCGCAGATGTTGTGCGTGAACGTCGCGTTGGCCGAAGTGATGTCGAACGGCACCGAGCCGTCGACGCCCTCGATCACGACGTTGTCCTGCAGCCGGAAGTACGTGCTGTCGGTATTGTAGATGCCGGCTGTCGAGTAGCCGCGCACCATGTTCTTGCGAACGTACGGTCCGGTGGCCGCGCTCTTTCCATAGACGCGGATTCCGACGCTGCCGCCGTCGATCCTGTTCTCTTCGACGAGGTCGGCGCTGTCCTGGATGCTCACGTTGATCCCGGTGCCGCCGGACGCGGGCAGGATCACGTTTCGCTGATACGCCTTGCCGTTGTTGCCGGCGTTGTCCCACAGGATCCCGGTGGTCGCGCCCGTGATCTTCAGGTCCTTTACGGTCCCGCAGTTATGCACGCCGGATGAGAACGTGCCCGTGCCGGCTGCGACGTCGTTGATGGTATCGACCGCAACGTTGCTCTGGATCGTA contains:
- a CDS encoding right-handed parallel beta-helix repeat-containing protein; protein product: MRKGRNFTAVATFFVAAGLVAATAGPALAITTIYGCGSYGGANDYRLGGAVSATNTDACIKINDGRNLDTNGWTITCNRSGGCGPAVECDGSGVNSTIQSNVAVDTINDVAAGTGTFSSGVHNCGTVKDLKITGATTGILWDNAGNNGKAYQRNVILPASGGTGINVSIQDSADLVEENRIDGGSVGIRVYGKSAATGPYVRKNMVRGYSTAGIYNTDSTYFRLQDNVVIEGVDGSVPFDITSANATFTHNICADDRGVSAVSPCSCQLDRLVPPTFGSALDCL